Proteins from one Candidatus Roseilinea sp. genomic window:
- a CDS encoding copper-translocating P-type ATPase, whose product MSAIELPITGMTCANCANTIARVLRNTPGVTDASVNLAGERASVTFDPAQISAAQLIERVRAAGYDVPLARVELPVVGMTCANCAHTIERIVKQLPGVAEASINLASERLSVGYLPGAASIAEVVAAIRRAGYDVPTQATTADRASPSEVGRTAHRAEIADRQRRMVVGLIFALPAFALSMSRDLGLLAALFGPHFAPMAGHRMPEHIAVNWILFALTLPVQVYTGWPYYRHGYRALRNGAPNMDVLIALGSSVAFGYSALVLLGGGDGHVYFETAAMILALISVGKYLEARAKGRTGAAIERLIGLTPKTARVLRRRDSAQDDAYEEIETPIEHIAIGDVIIARPGERIAADGVVVAGRSAVDESMITGESVPRDKQPGDPVTAGTLNKEGVLRYEAARVGKDTTLAQVIRLVERAQGSKAPIQTLADHISAVFVPTVLAIAALTFAAWLVLSGDFGRAMINAVAVLVIACPCALGLATPTAIMVGMGKGAELGILFRNSAALEQVAQVGVVAFDKTGTLTQGKPTVSEVLSFGDVKAESVLALAASAEWNSEHPLARTVVEAAEARRLPIAPAGRFQALPGRGVTAITTNGSASGAAQHLVAVGNLKLMQMQGVAVDAQASRDIAQLQAKGRTVMLVAMDGRLIGAIGLMDAPRPEARACIAELKRRGIFTAMLTGDNAQAAQAVAHDVGLDEVIAEVLPADKAARIAALQTSGRGAVAMVGDGINDAPALAQADIGIAIGAGADVAIEAADITLMRSDLRGVVQAIDLARLTARGIRQNLFWAFFYNALLIPTAALGVFQQYGPILAAGAMAFSSLFVIGNSLRLRRARV is encoded by the coding sequence ATGAGCGCGATCGAACTGCCCATCACGGGCATGACCTGCGCCAACTGCGCCAACACTATCGCGCGCGTCCTGCGCAACACGCCCGGCGTCACCGACGCGTCGGTGAACTTAGCGGGCGAACGCGCCTCGGTGACGTTCGACCCGGCACAGATCTCAGCAGCCCAGCTCATCGAGCGCGTGCGCGCTGCAGGCTACGATGTGCCGCTGGCGCGCGTCGAGCTGCCGGTCGTGGGCATGACCTGCGCCAACTGCGCTCATACGATTGAGCGCATCGTGAAGCAATTGCCCGGCGTCGCCGAAGCCAGCATCAACCTCGCCAGCGAGCGCCTGTCCGTGGGCTATCTGCCCGGCGCAGCGAGCATCGCCGAGGTCGTCGCCGCGATCCGCCGGGCCGGCTATGACGTGCCAACACAAGCTACGACGGCCGATCGCGCATCGCCATCGGAGGTGGGGCGCACCGCGCACCGCGCCGAGATCGCCGACCGCCAGCGGCGCATGGTCGTGGGCTTGATCTTCGCCCTGCCGGCCTTCGCGCTCAGCATGAGCCGCGACCTGGGGCTGCTGGCGGCGCTGTTCGGGCCGCACTTCGCCCCGATGGCCGGGCACCGAATGCCGGAGCATATCGCCGTCAACTGGATCCTGTTCGCGCTTACCCTGCCGGTGCAGGTCTACACGGGCTGGCCGTATTATCGGCACGGCTATCGGGCGCTGCGCAACGGCGCGCCCAACATGGACGTGCTGATCGCGCTCGGCTCCAGCGTCGCGTTTGGATACTCCGCCCTCGTCTTGCTGGGCGGAGGCGATGGGCATGTCTATTTCGAGACTGCGGCGATGATCCTGGCGCTGATCAGCGTGGGCAAGTATCTGGAAGCGCGCGCCAAGGGGCGCACCGGCGCCGCCATCGAGCGTCTGATCGGCTTGACGCCGAAGACCGCGCGCGTGCTGCGCCGCCGGGATTCCGCCCAGGACGATGCCTACGAAGAGATCGAAACGCCGATCGAGCACATCGCCATCGGCGACGTGATCATCGCCCGGCCCGGCGAGCGCATCGCGGCGGACGGCGTGGTGGTCGCCGGCCGTTCCGCAGTGGACGAGAGCATGATCACTGGCGAGAGCGTGCCACGCGACAAACAGCCGGGCGACCCGGTGACCGCCGGCACGCTGAACAAGGAAGGGGTGTTGCGCTACGAAGCAGCGCGCGTCGGCAAGGACACTACCCTGGCGCAGGTCATCCGGCTGGTCGAACGGGCGCAAGGCAGCAAAGCACCCATCCAAACACTGGCCGACCACATCTCGGCCGTCTTCGTGCCGACGGTGTTGGCGATCGCCGCCCTTACCTTCGCAGCATGGCTGGTGCTGAGCGGCGACTTCGGGCGCGCCATGATCAACGCAGTGGCCGTGCTGGTCATCGCCTGCCCCTGCGCGCTCGGCCTAGCGACGCCCACCGCAATCATGGTCGGCATGGGCAAGGGCGCCGAACTCGGCATCTTGTTCAGGAACAGCGCGGCGCTGGAGCAAGTCGCGCAGGTCGGCGTCGTCGCGTTCGATAAAACCGGCACACTCACCCAGGGCAAGCCCACAGTAAGCGAGGTGCTCTCCTTCGGCGATGTGAAGGCCGAATCCGTACTCGCGCTCGCCGCAAGCGCCGAGTGGAACAGCGAGCACCCGTTAGCGCGGACCGTGGTCGAGGCTGCCGAGGCGCGCCGGCTCCCCATCGCGCCGGCGGGTCGCTTCCAGGCGCTGCCCGGCCGCGGCGTCACGGCGATCACGACGAATGGTTCGGCATCGGGCGCAGCGCAGCATCTCGTCGCCGTGGGCAACCTCAAGTTGATGCAGATGCAGGGCGTCGCTGTGGACGCGCAAGCCAGCCGAGACATCGCGCAGTTGCAGGCGAAGGGTCGAACAGTGATGCTGGTGGCAATGGACGGCAGGCTGATCGGCGCGATTGGGCTGATGGATGCACCGCGGCCGGAAGCCCGGGCGTGCATCGCCGAACTCAAGCGGCGCGGCATCTTCACCGCTATGCTGACCGGCGATAACGCGCAGGCAGCCCAGGCAGTGGCGCACGACGTCGGCTTGGACGAGGTCATCGCCGAAGTGTTGCCCGCCGACAAAGCCGCGCGGATTGCAGCGCTGCAAACGTCCGGGCGCGGCGCGGTCGCCATGGTCGGCGACGGGATCAACGACGCCCCGGCGCTGGCGCAAGCCGACATCGGCATCGCCATCGGCGCCGGCGCAGACGTGGCGATCGAGGCCGCCGACATCACCCTAATGCGCAGCGACCTGCGCGGCGTAGTCCAAGCCATTGACCTTGCCCGACTGACCGCGCGCGGCATCCGCCAAAATCTGTTCTGGGCGTTCTTCTACAACGCCCTGCTCATCCCAACGGCGGCGCTTGGCGTCTTTCAGCAATACGGGCCGATCCTGGCCGCGGGGGCCATGGCCTTCAGCTCGCTCTTCGTAATCGGCAACAGCCTGCGCCTGCGCCGGGCGCGGGTATAA